From the genome of Desulfofundulus luciae, one region includes:
- a CDS encoding ribonucleoside triphosphate reductase, with product MLPSIIKRDGRVVPFDPARIEAAVRKAFVATGEAGDAVQVARCVLDWFSAADVPTVEQVQDAVEETLMRMGFYRTAKAYILYREQRRQAREMRSLISVDLIDRYLEEADWRVRENANVGFSVQGLHVYLTGTMASRYWLERIYPEEVRQAHVSGSLHLHDLGFLGNYCCGWDLQALLREGFNGVSGAVEAEPPKHFRSALGQMYNFLYTLQNEAAGAQAFSSFDTLLAPFVREDGLTYEEVLQAIQEAVFNLNTPTRLGMQVPFTNLTLDVLSSAYDQEFAIVGGKEKPCTYGDYREERLVVARAFCEVMLRGDAKGRCFTFPVPTFNVTPEWRDGGVPGEVWKLTAKYGSPYFANFVSSDMSPDDVRSMCCRLRLDRRELLKRGGGLFGANPLTGSIGVVTLNLPRLAYLARDEDDFFARLARLSSVAVTALEIKRKVLERFADAGLYPFSTRYLRGVKERFGRYYANHFSTIGVVGGNEACLNLLGVPITHPEGKAFAVRVLESLREFCQFAQERTGNLYNLEATPAEGCAYRLARIDKKLYPDIVTANEEAVRKGAEPYYTNSSHAPVDWTDDPLEFLEHQEDLQVLYTGGTVVHFWLGEEKPDPGACREFVLRVFESSRVPYITLTPTFSVCLQHGYLPGEHGTCPHCGTKCEVWSRVTGYYRPVSCYNAGKREEFQNRKVFRVGR from the coding sequence ATGCTGCCCAGTATTATCAAACGCGATGGACGGGTGGTTCCGTTCGATCCGGCGCGAATTGAGGCGGCCGTTAGGAAGGCGTTCGTTGCCACAGGAGAAGCGGGTGACGCGGTCCAGGTGGCCCGGTGCGTCCTGGACTGGTTCTCCGCGGCGGATGTCCCGACAGTGGAGCAGGTGCAGGACGCTGTGGAGGAGACGCTGATGCGGATGGGTTTCTACAGGACCGCGAAGGCCTACATCCTCTACCGGGAACAGCGGCGCCAGGCGCGGGAGATGAGGTCGCTCATCTCTGTTGACCTCATTGACCGGTACCTGGAAGAAGCCGACTGGCGCGTGCGGGAAAACGCGAACGTTGGCTTCAGCGTGCAGGGTTTGCATGTCTACCTGACCGGGACGATGGCATCCCGGTACTGGTTAGAAAGGATTTATCCGGAAGAGGTGCGTCAGGCGCACGTTAGCGGTAGCCTGCACCTGCACGACCTGGGATTTCTCGGAAATTACTGTTGCGGGTGGGATCTCCAGGCGCTCCTTCGAGAGGGCTTCAACGGCGTCTCCGGTGCGGTCGAGGCGGAGCCGCCGAAGCATTTTCGCTCGGCCCTGGGGCAGATGTACAACTTCCTGTACACGCTCCAGAATGAAGCTGCCGGTGCCCAAGCGTTCTCCAGCTTCGACACTCTTCTGGCACCCTTTGTCAGGGAGGACGGCCTCACCTACGAGGAGGTCCTCCAGGCGATTCAGGAGGCCGTGTTCAACCTGAACACACCGACCCGCCTGGGGATGCAGGTACCCTTCACCAACTTGACGCTGGACGTACTTTCCTCCGCCTACGATCAAGAATTTGCCATTGTAGGCGGTAAGGAGAAGCCCTGCACCTACGGCGACTATCGGGAGGAGCGGTTGGTGGTCGCCCGGGCGTTTTGTGAGGTCATGTTGCGGGGGGATGCAAAGGGAAGGTGCTTCACCTTCCCGGTGCCAACGTTCAACGTTACCCCGGAGTGGAGAGATGGCGGCGTGCCGGGCGAGGTTTGGAAGCTGACGGCTAAGTACGGGTCACCATATTTTGCGAACTTTGTCAGTTCGGATATGTCTCCGGATGACGTCAGGAGCATGTGCTGCCGGTTGAGACTGGACAGGCGCGAGCTCCTGAAACGGGGAGGCGGCCTTTTCGGAGCGAACCCGCTGACCGGTTCCATTGGCGTGGTGACACTGAACCTTCCCCGCCTGGCCTACCTGGCCAGAGATGAGGACGACTTCTTTGCCCGGCTGGCGCGGCTGTCGTCTGTTGCGGTGACGGCGCTGGAGATAAAGCGCAAGGTCCTGGAACGGTTCGCGGACGCGGGCCTCTACCCGTTCAGCACCCGGTACCTGCGGGGTGTGAAGGAGCGCTTCGGGAGGTACTATGCCAACCACTTCTCGACCATCGGGGTGGTCGGCGGCAACGAAGCGTGTCTGAACCTGCTGGGCGTACCGATCACGCACCCGGAGGGGAAGGCGTTTGCAGTACGGGTGCTGGAGTCCTTGCGGGAGTTCTGCCAGTTTGCCCAGGAGCGGACGGGGAACCTTTATAATTTGGAGGCCACTCCTGCGGAGGGGTGTGCTTACAGGCTCGCCCGCATCGACAAGAAGCTCTACCCGGACATTGTGACGGCTAACGAGGAGGCCGTGAGGAAAGGGGCTGAGCCATATTATACCAATTCCAGCCATGCACCTGTTGACTGGACGGACGACCCGCTTGAATTTTTGGAACACCAGGAGGACCTCCAGGTGCTCTATACGGGGGGCACGGTTGTCCATTTCTGGCTGGGTGAGGAAAAACCCGACCCGGGGGCCTGCCGGGAGTTCGTGCTGCGGGTGTTTGAATCGTCGCGGGTGCCCTATATCACTCTCACGCCCACGTTTTCCGTGTGCCTGCAGCACGGCTATCTCCCCGGAGAGCATGGAACTTGCCCACATTGCGGTACGAAATGTGAGGTCTGGTCGCGGGTCACGGGCTACTACCGACCTGTCTCTTGTTACAACGCCGGAAAGCGCGAGGAGTTCCAGAATCGAAAGGTTTTCCGGGTTGGGCGGTGA
- a CDS encoding anaerobic ribonucleoside-triphosphate reductase activating protein, translated as MRFGMVIGGLVRFSLSDYPGQPAAVVFTRGCNFYCPWCHNPCLVDPARYVPEVPLGEVLRFLEQRRRLLGAVVVSGGEPTLQADLLDFLRQLRRMGYKTKLDTNGSRPDVLRRVLGEGLVDCLAVDYKAPLRLYREWVHASNPGAVLESLCLALNLPGGSVRTTVVPCLHTPEVMEEMRADLRAAGFDVATGTREWVLQEFRRRGELLLATPRAVQRL; from the coding sequence GTGAGATTTGGAATGGTAATTGGGGGGCTGGTCAGGTTTTCGTTGTCCGATTACCCGGGTCAACCTGCCGCGGTGGTATTCACCAGGGGCTGTAACTTCTACTGCCCCTGGTGCCATAACCCCTGCCTGGTGGATCCAGCACGCTACGTTCCCGAAGTACCGCTGGGGGAAGTCCTCCGGTTTCTGGAGCAAAGGCGCCGCTTACTCGGCGCCGTGGTGGTCTCCGGTGGCGAGCCGACCCTGCAGGCCGATCTGCTGGACTTCTTGCGGCAACTCAGGCGTATGGGCTACAAAACGAAACTCGACACCAACGGCTCCCGTCCGGATGTCCTGCGCCGGGTGCTCGGGGAGGGCCTGGTGGATTGCCTGGCGGTAGACTACAAGGCTCCGCTTCGGCTTTACCGGGAGTGGGTTCACGCGAGCAATCCTGGTGCCGTCTTGGAGAGCCTGTGCCTGGCGCTAAATTTACCCGGAGGCAGTGTCAGGACAACAGTCGTCCCCTGCCTGCATACGCCGGAGGTCATGGAAGAAATGAGGGCCGACCTCCGCGCTGCGGGATTTGACGTTGCCACCGGGACGAGGGAATGGGTGCTCCAGGAGTTCCGGCGGCGTGGAGAACTGCTTCTAGCAACTCCGAGGGCTGTGCAGCGGCTCTGA
- a CDS encoding helix-turn-helix domain-containing protein yields MLSLLKSRLVNIEKDILAAYVKKIEEGTMSKGQLAKLLGISRITLHRKLKQYGPG; encoded by the coding sequence ATGCTTTCACTATTGAAATCCCGGCTAGTCAACATCGAAAAGGATATTCTGGCCGCCTACGTTAAAAAAATTGAGGAAGGCACCATGAGTAAAGGCCAGCTGGCCAAATTGCTGGGCATCAGCCGCATCACGCTTCACCGCAAGCTGAAACAATATGGCCCGGGGTAG
- a CDS encoding Glu/Leu/Phe/Val family dehydrogenase, protein MAEVNPFASAQQEIKRAVCRLGLHPAVYEILKQPLKVLTVVIPVEMDDGTVRVFTGYRVQHNSALGPAKGGIRFHPDVTLEEVKALAMWMTFKCAVVGLPYGGGKGGVVCNPRELSPGELERLSRGYVRAVAEIIGPEKDIPAPDVYTNSRIMAWMMDEFSRYKGYNEFGVITGKPLIVGGSAGRNEATARGCAIVVREAAKMLGISLAGATVAVQGFGNAGSIVARLLHEMGCRIVAVVDSNGGACNTAGMDPVKLRDHKTRTGSVKGFPGSKPISSAELLTLDCDILVPAALENQITASVAGQVRAKIVAEAANGPTTPEGDRILNQKGVFVIPDILASAGGVTVSYFEWVQNNMGYYWTEEEVNRRLEEIMVRGFHEVVAMRKLGRDVDMRLAAYMVAVKRVAEAMEVRGWLGRGAARMTAPRAEALPA, encoded by the coding sequence ATGGCCGAGGTAAATCCCTTTGCCAGCGCGCAGCAGGAGATCAAGCGGGCGGTTTGTCGCTTGGGCCTGCACCCGGCGGTGTATGAAATCTTAAAGCAGCCTTTAAAGGTGCTCACCGTGGTCATTCCGGTGGAAATGGACGACGGGACCGTCCGTGTTTTTACCGGCTACCGGGTCCAGCATAACAGCGCCCTGGGGCCGGCAAAGGGCGGTATACGTTTTCACCCGGACGTTACCCTGGAAGAAGTGAAGGCGCTGGCCATGTGGATGACCTTCAAGTGTGCGGTGGTGGGCCTGCCTTACGGTGGGGGTAAGGGAGGGGTGGTATGCAATCCCAGGGAGCTCTCACCCGGCGAACTGGAGAGGTTGAGCCGGGGCTACGTACGGGCTGTTGCCGAGATTATAGGTCCTGAGAAAGATATCCCGGCACCGGATGTATATACCAATTCCCGGATCATGGCCTGGATGATGGATGAATTCAGCCGCTATAAAGGATATAACGAGTTTGGTGTTATTACCGGCAAGCCGCTGATCGTGGGCGGATCGGCGGGCCGCAATGAAGCCACCGCCCGGGGGTGTGCCATTGTGGTGCGGGAGGCGGCCAAGATGCTGGGGATATCCCTGGCCGGGGCTACGGTGGCCGTACAGGGTTTCGGAAACGCCGGCAGCATTGTGGCCCGGCTGTTGCACGAAATGGGCTGCCGCATTGTCGCCGTTGTGGATTCCAACGGCGGGGCCTGTAATACTGCCGGCATGGACCCGGTAAAATTGCGTGACCATAAGACGAGAACCGGTTCTGTAAAAGGTTTCCCCGGCAGCAAACCCATTTCCTCTGCTGAACTGCTCACCCTGGACTGCGATATTCTGGTGCCGGCGGCGCTGGAAAACCAGATTACCGCCAGTGTGGCCGGGCAGGTCAGGGCAAAGATTGTGGCTGAGGCGGCTAACGGCCCCACCACACCGGAAGGCGACCGGATATTGAATCAAAAGGGAGTTTTTGTCATACCCGATATCCTGGCCAGTGCGGGAGGGGTTACGGTTTCATACTTTGAATGGGTGCAAAACAACATGGGGTATTACTGGACTGAGGAAGAGGTAAACCGCCGTCTTGAGGAAATCATGGTGCGCGGTTTTCATGAAGTGGTGGCCATGCGCAAGCTGGGCAGGGATGTGGATATGCGCCTGGCCGCCTACATGGTGGCGGTCAAGAGGGTGGCCGAGGCTATGGAAGTGCGCGGCTGGCTGGGCAGGGGGGCGGCCCGCATGACTGCACCGCGGGCCGAGGCCCTGCCGGCTTGA
- a CDS encoding CtsR family transcriptional regulator, translating into MSNISDLIERYLKELLAASARGMIEIRRNELAERFNCVPSQINYVLATRFTVEHGFLVESRRGGGGYVRILQLPRDEKLDSISHLLNLVGREISQQRAQAIIERLREEKLITDREYRMMRAVVDREVLRVGLPARDQLRALILRAMILSLLSKKGE; encoded by the coding sequence TTGTCAAACATCTCAGACCTTATTGAACGCTATTTAAAGGAGCTGCTGGCCGCCAGCGCCCGGGGGATGATCGAGATCCGGCGCAACGAGCTGGCAGAACGATTTAATTGTGTCCCCTCCCAGATTAATTATGTTCTCGCCACCCGTTTTACCGTGGAACACGGCTTTCTGGTGGAAAGCCGGCGGGGAGGCGGGGGATACGTGCGCATCTTGCAGTTGCCCCGGGATGAAAAGCTGGATTCCATCAGCCACCTGTTAAACCTGGTGGGCAGGGAAATATCCCAGCAGCGGGCGCAGGCTATCATTGAGCGCCTGAGGGAGGAAAAACTGATCACCGACCGCGAGTACCGGATGATGCGGGCGGTGGTTGACCGGGAAGTGCTGCGCGTTGGTTTACCGGCCCGGGATCAATTGCGGGCCTTGATCCTACGCGCCATGATCCTGAGTTTGTTGAGCAAAAAGGGTGAATAA
- a CDS encoding UvrB/UvrC motif-containing protein, with protein sequence MECERCHQRPATVHLTEIINNEKRTMRLCEQCARELQAQAMGFFPQINLHNFLAGLLHNEFGFPTTGPTVAPAGARCEACGLTEAQFARQGLLGCGECYRYFGPRLEPVFRRIHGNTCHTGKVPERTGGKVRVINRIERLKAQLREAISREEFERAAELRDAIRELEKQLQEG encoded by the coding sequence ATGGAATGCGAGCGTTGCCACCAGAGACCGGCTACGGTTCACTTGACGGAAATCATCAACAATGAAAAGCGGACCATGCGCCTGTGCGAGCAGTGTGCCCGGGAGTTGCAGGCCCAGGCCATGGGATTTTTCCCTCAGATAAACCTGCATAATTTCCTGGCCGGGCTGTTGCACAACGAGTTTGGCTTCCCCACTACCGGTCCCACGGTAGCCCCGGCGGGGGCCCGCTGTGAAGCCTGCGGGCTGACGGAGGCCCAGTTTGCCCGCCAGGGATTGCTGGGATGCGGGGAATGCTACCGCTATTTTGGTCCCCGGCTCGAGCCCGTGTTCCGGCGGATTCACGGCAATACCTGCCATACGGGCAAGGTGCCGGAACGTACCGGCGGCAAAGTGCGGGTCATTAACCGCATTGAGCGGTTGAAGGCCCAGTTGCGGGAGGCCATCAGCCGGGAAGAGTTCGAGCGGGCGGCCGAATTGCGGGATGCCATCCGGGAACTGGAAAAGCAACTGCAGGAGGGATAA
- a CDS encoding protein arginine kinase: MSIRETVNNPHSRWMDGTGPESDIVISSRVRVARNLAHLPFPHLLSREKAEEVIHAVQTAIENRVFREKVGKMELTRMNELTPVERQILVEKHLISPDLLEDFERKAVVLRDDEVLSVMVNEEDHLRLQCLLPGLQLNRAWELVSRLDDGLEATLDYAFDEKLGYLTACPTNVGTGLRASVMLHLPGLVMVNQIKGVLGTITKLGLTVRGLYGEGTEAKGNLFQVSNQVTLGQAEEDIIANLISVTRQLLGQERAAREALYRERREQLEDRVGRAYGLLKHARVMTSEEAMSLFSDLRLGIDMGIIKNIPAPLIIELMVLTRPAFLVKVTGKDLSPVERDIYRAQLIRKKLSAAQQS, from the coding sequence ATGTCCATCAGAGAAACCGTAAACAATCCCCACAGTCGCTGGATGGATGGAACTGGTCCCGAGTCGGATATCGTGATCAGCAGCCGGGTGCGGGTGGCCCGGAATCTGGCCCATTTGCCATTCCCCCATCTTTTGTCCCGGGAAAAGGCCGAAGAGGTGATCCATGCCGTACAAACGGCAATAGAAAACAGGGTCTTCCGGGAAAAAGTGGGGAAAATGGAATTAACACGCATGAACGAATTGACCCCTGTAGAAAGGCAGATACTAGTAGAAAAACACCTGATCAGCCCCGATTTGCTGGAGGATTTCGAGCGCAAGGCGGTGGTGCTGCGGGACGACGAAGTGCTCAGCGTCATGGTTAATGAAGAGGACCACCTGCGTCTCCAGTGCCTCCTGCCCGGCCTGCAGCTGAACAGGGCCTGGGAGCTGGTCAGCCGCCTTGACGACGGCCTGGAAGCCACCCTGGACTATGCCTTTGACGAGAAGCTGGGCTACCTGACGGCCTGCCCCACCAATGTGGGCACGGGCCTGCGCGCCTCGGTGATGCTGCACCTGCCCGGCCTGGTGATGGTCAATCAAATCAAGGGGGTACTGGGCACCATTACCAAACTGGGGCTGACCGTGCGCGGCCTTTACGGCGAGGGCACCGAGGCCAAGGGCAACCTGTTCCAGGTGTCCAACCAGGTTACCCTGGGACAGGCGGAGGAGGATATTATTGCCAATCTCATTTCGGTGACCCGCCAGCTTCTGGGGCAGGAAAGGGCGGCCCGGGAGGCCCTCTACCGGGAGCGCCGGGAGCAACTGGAGGACCGGGTGGGGCGGGCCTACGGCCTGCTGAAGCATGCCCGGGTAATGACGTCGGAAGAGGCCATGAGCCTGTTTTCCGACCTGCGCCTGGGCATCGATATGGGTATTATCAAAAACATTCCGGCGCCACTGATCATTGAACTGATGGTGCTTACCAGGCCGGCCTTCCTGGTGAAGGTCACCGGTAAAGATTTAAGCCCGGTGGAGCGGGATATATACCGCGCCCAGTTAATCCGCAAAAAGCTATCGGCAGCTCAACAGTCTTAA
- a CDS encoding ATP-dependent Clp protease ATP-binding subunit has product MLFGRFTQRAQKVLFIAQEEARRLNYPYVGTEHLLLGLIREGEGVAAKTLASLGIDADKVRATVEQMVEKVSGPMPQEIPLTPRAKRVLELAVDEARRMGHNYVGTEHLLLGLIREGEGVAARALASLGADLNKVRSVIMQMLGGAAGGPAPGQPGAARPQASSTPTLDQFGRDLTALARDDKLDPVVGREKEIERVIQILSRRTKNNPVLIGEPGVGKTAIAEGLAQRIVQGNVPEVLLNKRVVTLDLASMVAGTKYRGEFEERIKKVIDEIIKAGNIIVFIDELHTLIGAGAAEGAIDAANILKPALARGELQCIGATTLDEYRKHIERDPALERRFQPIMVEEPTVEETIAILKGLRDKYEAHHRVRITDEALEAAARLSDRYITDRFLPDKAIDLVDEASSRVRLRAFTAPPNLKDLEKRIEEIQKEKEAAVNNQEFEKAAQLRDQEQQLKKELEARRQDWQAARGKEELVVTEEDIAQIVSSWTGIPVKKLAEEETERLLRLEEILHQRVVGQDEAVRAVARSVRRARAGLKDPRRPIGSFIFLGPTGVGKTELARALAEALFGDEDALVRLDMSEYMERFAVSRLVGAPPGYVGYEEGGQLTEAVRRKPYTVVLLDEIEKAHPDVFNILLQVLEDGRLTDAKGRTVDFRNTVIIMTSNVGVHTLRKEGTLGFRTEQEKEASYERMKERVTEELKRTFRPEFLNRIDEIIVFHSLTAEHIKEIVGLMLKEVAGRMKEHDVEVEFTEAAREILAREGFDETYGARPLRRAIQRLVEDRLSEELLKGTFHKGDRVVVDGEDGRIVVRKAGDNQAAGGAPASAQSE; this is encoded by the coding sequence ATGTTATTCGGTCGTTTTACGCAAAGGGCACAAAAAGTACTGTTTATTGCTCAAGAAGAAGCCAGAAGGCTTAATTACCCCTATGTAGGGACGGAACACCTGCTGCTCGGGCTGATCCGGGAAGGGGAAGGCGTAGCCGCCAAAACCCTGGCCAGCCTGGGCATTGACGCCGATAAGGTGCGGGCCACGGTGGAGCAGATGGTGGAAAAGGTATCCGGCCCCATGCCGCAGGAGATTCCTTTAACCCCGCGGGCCAAGCGGGTGCTGGAACTGGCTGTGGATGAGGCCCGGCGCATGGGCCACAACTATGTGGGGACGGAACACCTTCTCCTGGGGTTGATCCGGGAAGGTGAGGGTGTGGCTGCCCGGGCCCTGGCTTCCCTGGGGGCGGATCTTAACAAGGTGCGCAGTGTGATCATGCAGATGCTCGGCGGCGCGGCAGGGGGACCCGCTCCGGGACAACCGGGTGCGGCCAGACCCCAGGCCTCCAGCACCCCCACCCTGGACCAGTTCGGCCGGGATCTTACGGCCCTGGCCCGGGATGATAAGCTGGATCCCGTGGTGGGCCGGGAGAAGGAGATTGAGAGGGTCATCCAGATCTTGAGCCGGCGCACCAAGAACAACCCGGTGCTCATCGGTGAGCCGGGGGTGGGAAAAACCGCCATCGCCGAGGGGCTGGCCCAGCGGATCGTGCAGGGGAACGTACCGGAGGTGCTGCTCAACAAGCGGGTGGTTACCCTGGACCTAGCCTCCATGGTGGCCGGCACCAAGTACCGGGGCGAGTTTGAGGAGCGCATTAAGAAGGTTATTGACGAAATTATCAAGGCCGGCAATATCATCGTTTTCATCGATGAGCTGCACACGTTGATTGGCGCCGGGGCGGCGGAAGGGGCCATTGATGCGGCGAACATCCTGAAACCGGCCCTGGCCCGGGGCGAGCTCCAGTGCATCGGGGCCACCACCCTGGACGAGTACCGCAAGCACATTGAGCGGGACCCCGCCCTGGAGCGGCGTTTCCAGCCCATCATGGTGGAAGAACCGACGGTGGAAGAAACTATCGCCATCTTAAAAGGGCTGCGGGATAAGTACGAAGCCCATCACCGGGTGCGCATAACCGATGAGGCCCTGGAAGCGGCGGCCAGGCTGTCGGACCGCTACATCACCGACCGGTTCCTGCCGGACAAGGCCATCGACCTGGTGGATGAGGCCAGTTCCCGCGTGCGCCTGCGGGCTTTTACTGCCCCGCCAAACCTCAAGGACCTGGAGAAACGGATTGAGGAAATTCAAAAAGAAAAGGAAGCTGCCGTCAACAACCAGGAGTTTGAAAAAGCTGCCCAGCTGCGGGATCAGGAGCAGCAGTTGAAAAAAGAGCTGGAAGCCCGGCGGCAGGACTGGCAGGCGGCCAGGGGCAAGGAGGAACTGGTTGTTACGGAGGAAGACATCGCCCAGATTGTCAGCAGCTGGACCGGCATCCCGGTGAAAAAGCTGGCCGAAGAGGAAACCGAGCGCCTGCTGCGCCTGGAGGAAATTCTGCACCAGCGGGTGGTGGGCCAGGACGAGGCGGTGCGGGCCGTAGCCCGTTCGGTGCGCCGGGCGCGGGCCGGGCTGAAGGATCCCAGGCGGCCCATCGGTTCCTTCATCTTCCTCGGTCCCACCGGTGTGGGTAAAACCGAGCTGGCCCGGGCGCTGGCGGAAGCCCTCTTTGGCGACGAGGATGCCCTGGTGCGCCTGGACATGAGCGAATACATGGAGCGGTTTGCCGTCTCCCGTTTGGTGGGCGCGCCTCCGGGTTATGTCGGTTATGAAGAGGGGGGCCAGTTGACCGAAGCGGTGCGGCGCAAGCCCTACACCGTGGTACTGCTGGACGAGATTGAAAAGGCCCACCCGGATGTATTCAACATCCTGCTGCAGGTCCTGGAAGACGGCCGTTTGACCGATGCCAAGGGCCGGACGGTGGACTTCCGCAATACGGTGATCATCATGACCTCCAACGTAGGGGTGCATACCCTGCGCAAGGAAGGAACCCTGGGCTTCCGTACCGAACAGGAAAAGGAAGCCAGCTACGAGCGCATGAAGGAGCGGGTGACCGAAGAGTTAAAACGCACCTTCCGGCCGGAATTCTTAAACCGCATCGACGAAATCATCGTGTTCCACTCCCTGACCGCCGAGCACATTAAGGAAATTGTGGGCCTGATGCTCAAGGAAGTGGCCGGGCGGATGAAGGAACACGATGTGGAAGTGGAGTTTACCGAAGCGGCCAGAGAAATCCTGGCCAGGGAAGGTTTCGACGAAACCTATGGTGCCAGGCCCTTGCGCCGGGCCATCCAGCGCCTGGTGGAAGATCGCCTCTCCGAGGAGCTCCTGAAGGGCACTTTCCACAAGGGCGACCGGGTGGTGGTGGACGGCGAAGACGGCCGGATTGTGGTACGCAAAGCCGGCGACAACCAGGCGGCGGGTGGGGCGCCCGCAAGTGCTCAAAGTGAATAG